The DNA segment GCAAAAAGATTACCCGGAATCCAACCAGCTGGAAAAAAGGTGCGTGCATCTTTTCCATAAAAAAGCCCAAAATCATAGATTGGAGTTGGAATTCCCCCCCATGCGTACTCAGGCATAAAGGTAAAAAGAATATCTCCTGGCTGAGGGAAACACGTTAGATTCTCTTTTGCTGGATCATGAAGAGATGTGTCTTTACAAACATCTACTGGCAATTGGATAGAAATTTCCTTCCCTGTATACATTGCATGCCTTCCGGTAGTATAAATAGGGTTCCCAAGCAATCTCATGAAAGCGGCACTTGTCGAAGGGGCCTTCTCATTTAATAATCTTGCCTTGAGTGAAACATCTGAATCTAAAAAGGTAATCGTAAATGTATTCAAGATTATCTTTCCCTCCTATACCACACTTGGTTCAAAAATCAGCTGGTTATTTTTAAATCGTCGATAATTTAAACTTGAAACATCAATCTTTGGTGTTTGTTCAGCTACGATTGTGGCTACAGCCTCCCCAACCGCAGGTGACATCATAAACCCATGACCGCTCATCCCCACCGCCTGATAATAACCTGGTAAACCATCTACACAACCTAAAATAGCCTGATGGTCCGGAGTACTGTCGTATGTACCATCAACATGTGAATGGATGACAAGATCCGTAAGAGGCGGAAAAATTTCTG comes from the Neobacillus sp. PS2-9 genome and includes:
- a CDS encoding DUF3830 family protein, which gives rise to MNTFTITFLDSDVSLKARLLNEKAPSTSAAFMRLLGNPIYTTGRHAMYTGKEISIQLPVDVCKDTSLHDPAKENLTCFPQPGDILFTFMPEYAWGGIPTPIYDFGLFYGKDARTFFPAGWIPGNLFARVVEEDLVELEEIGKVIHMKGQQKIMISQNIK